The following are from one region of the Lytechinus variegatus isolate NC3 chromosome 4, Lvar_3.0, whole genome shotgun sequence genome:
- the LOC121413264 gene encoding protein mago nashi homolog translates to MASSEFYLRYYVGHKGKFGHEFLEFEFRPDGKLRYANNSNYKNDVMIRKEAYVHKAVIEELKRIVDDSEVMQEDDALWPPPDRVGRQELEIVMGDEHISFATTKFGSLIDVNNSRDAEGLRTFYYLVQDLKCLVFSLIGLHFKIKPI, encoded by the exons ATGGCTTCAAGCGAATTCTATCTCCGATATTACGTAGGACATAAAGGAAAATTTGGTCATGAATTTTTGGAGTTTGAGTTTCGTCCAGATG gaaagcTTCGTTATGCCAACAATTCAAACTACAAGAATGATGTCATGATCAGGAAAGAG GCCTATGTACACAAGGCTGTGATCGAGGAGTTGAAACGAATCGTTGATGATTCCGAAGTGATGCAGGAAGACGATGCTCTATGGCCGCCTCCAGACAGAGTAGGTCGACAGGAGCTAGAAATTGTGATGGGCGATGAGCACATCTCATTTGCTACCACCAAGTTTGGTTCCTTGATTGATGTTAACAATAGCAG AGATGCTGAAGGTCTGCGCACATTCTACTACCTAGTACAAGATCTCAAGTGCCTAGTCTTTTCACTCATCGGTTTACACTTCAAGATCAAGCCAATCTAA